Part of the Schaalia odontolytica genome is shown below.
TCGAACTCCTTCGTTGCATCGGCGAACAACAGGTGGGCCTCGTCGAAGAAGAAGACGAGCTTGGGACGCGGGATGTCACCGACCTCTGGGAGCGTCGAAAACAGGTTCGCCAACAGGAACATGATGACCGCGCTGACCAGGGCGGGACGGGACGAAATGTCGCCCACGCCCAGCAGCGAAATGATGCCCCTGCCGCTCGAATCCGAACGGATCAGGTCCGCCGTGTCGAAGCCCGGCGCGCCGAAGAACTGGCCGCCGCCCTGGGACTCAAGAGCCGTCAGGGCGCGCAGGATCACCCCGGCCGTTGCCTTGGAGACGCCGCCGATTTCCGCCAGCTCATCCTTTCCATCCTCGCTGGTGAGGAAGGAGATCACCGAACGCAGGTCGGGTAGGTCCACCAGCTCCAATCCCTGGGAGTCCGCCCACGCAAAGATCAACTGGAGGGCCTGCTCCTGCGTCGTATTGAGGGAGAGCGCACGTGCCAGCAGGATCGGCCCGAAATCGCTCACCTCGGCGCGCACCGGCACGCCCGGGAACTGCGCGTCCGCCCCGCCCAGGCTCAGCAGCTCAACGGGGAAGGCGCTGGCCGCCCACTGCTGCCCGTTGGCCGCCGTGCGAGAGAGGAGCTTCTCCGAGCTCGTACCCGGCTCGGCCAGGCCCGTCAGGTCGCCTTTGACGTCGCACAGGAGCACCGAGGAACCGCCGGCCGACAGCCCTTCGGCGAGGAGCTGGAGGGTGCGTGTCTTGCCCGTGCCGGTTGCCCCGGCGACCAGGAGGTGACGGTTGAACATCGGCAGAGGCATCACTGCGCTCACGCCGGGCACGCGCACGCCCTCGTCAATGAGGGTTCCGACGGTGACGGCGGGAACATCCCAGGAGTAGGCGGCCTGAATGTGGGCGGCGAAGGGAGAGAGGCCGGATGCGGGCGCGGGGGACGAGGCAGGGCCGGGCTGAGTGGCGTCGCCTTGCGCGGCGGCCTCTTGCGTGGCGCGGGCGGGGGAGGCCGCCTCCAACGGCTCAGGGCTCGGGGCAGCGCTCGTTCTTTCCGCTTCGAGCTGGGCGCGCAACGCTTCGGCCTTTGCGCGAGCGGCTTCCGCCTCGGCCGCCTTCGCGGCGGCCTCGGCCTGCGCAAGCCGTGCCTTGAGGTCCTCAATGTTCTCGCTCATGGTGATGTCTTTCGGACTGAGGGCGCGCAAGCGCCGCGTGGCTGTGTCTTCCCGCACCAGTATCCCTTGGCGCCCGACCTCCGTGCGACTTATGGGCGGGGACAGCCACGTGGGATGCATCCACAAGCCTGCCGGCACCGACGGCGCCATGCACAGGGAAAGAAAAAGCCCCTGACACGCGCCGCCGGCGGGCGTAGCGTCCCAACTATGAACCTGTCGCAACTGCTGGCTCGCAGGCGCATGAGGGCCCTGACCAAGGCCGTGTACGATTCCGCTGTCTCGCAGGAGGACGAGGCCGCAGACAAGCGGGTGGCCCGGCTCCTCCCGGGAGGTGCGACCGTCGCGGCTCTCATCCTCGTCCTCGTCCTCATCACCGCCGTCAGCATCTGGAAACACGCGGGCAACGCCCAGGCGCCGCGGACGGAACAGACCGCGAGCGAAACAGGCGAGAACGGACAATCAACCGACGCCCAGACGGGCCCCACCGACAGCCCACCCACGGCGGGAGGACAGGTCACCGTCTACGTGTCCGGGGCGGTGGCTTCCCCCGGAGTTCTCACCCTCCCCGCCTCCTCCCGCATCATCGATGCCATCGACGCAGCTGGAGGAGCCCTGCCCGACGCCGACCTCGACTCCCTCAACCTCGCCCGCGTCCTCGTTGATGGAGAACACATACGCCTCACCCATGCGGGGCAAAGCCCCGACACGGACGCCGCCAACGAGGCGACCGCCTCCTGCGTCCGACTGGACACCGCCAGCGACAAGGATCTGCAAACCCTCCCGGGGATAGGCCCGGCCCTCGCCTCGCGGATCATCCAGTACCGCACGACCCACCCCCGCATCACCAGCGTCGACGCGCTGGACGAGGTGCCCGGAATAGGTCCCGCACTGATCGAGAAGATACGCCCGGGAGTGTGCCCATGAACGAGCGACAAGCCCCCGTCATGATCGACCTGCGTCTGCTTCCCGCCGCCGCCTCAACCTGGGCCGCCACCTGGTGGGCGACCAGCCGCCCACCTCCCTGGCCCCTCGCCGCGGCACTCCTGGTCCTGTGCTGCGCGGCCTCGGCATCGTACGCGTACTCGCGCCGACACACCCACCCACCCCGGCATGCCAGGACTCCTCCGCGATCGGCGCGCATGGGCGTCGCCCTCCTGTGCGCCTGCCTCGCCTGCGCGCTCGCGGTTGCCGGCATGGCGCGGCAACGCTACGACGCAGATCCGGCTCGCGGTGAGGCCGGGCCGATCCGCGCGCGCGTCGTGCTCGAAGACGACCCGGCTCCGCTCTCCTCCGGTCACGTCGCGCGGCGGCGGGCCCGCGTGCGCATCGCCGAGGTCTTCGACGGCATCCGATGGGCGCCTTCCCAGGCTCGCGCCCTCGTGAGCGCGCCCGGCTGGGAGGGCGCTGCTCGCGGCGACGTCTTCGAGGTGACGGGCACCCTCGACCCCTCCTTCGCCTCCGCGCCTCCCTCGGTGGGGGCCGTGCGAGCTCGCCGCGCCTCCCTCATCGAGCGGCCGGGCGGCGTCTACGCCTGGATGCGTGTCACTCACCGCTCCTTCGTCGCCGCCTGTGAGACGCTTCCCGGGCACGCGCGAGCCCTTGTCCCCGGGATGGCCATCGGTGACGACCGACTCCTCAGCGCCGACCTTGCCGAGGCCATGAAGACGACCTCCCTGACCCACCTCACGGCAGTGTCCGGATCGCACATCGTGATCATCCTCGCGGCCCTGAACCTCGTGCTGCCAGCACGCAAGGTTTTGCGCCTAGTGGCCACGGCGGTCGTGCTCTGCGGCATCGTGATCCTTGTTGGACCCCAGCCCTCCGTCCTGCGATCGGTGTGCGTCGCGGCCGTGGCCTGCCTCGGGCTGGTTCTCGGGCGGGAGGGACAAGCCGTTGCCGCACTGAGCGGTGTCGTCATCGTGTCCCTGATCCTCGATCCATGGGCGTCGCGCTCCTACGGTTTCGCCCTGTCGTGCCTTGCTGCCCTCGCCCTCGTCGGCCCCAGCGCGGTCCTCATCAGGCGTGCGCGCCGACGACTGAGGGCAGACACGCGGCTCGGGCGAGCGGTGCGTGCCCTCGTCGAGGGCACCTGCGTTCCCGCCCTCGCAGAGGTCTTCACCGCGCCGCTCATCGTCTCGCTGTCCGGCACGGTTCCCGTGTGGGGGATAGCAGCCAACGTCCTGGCGGAACCCGCCGTTCCCCTGGTCACCCTCGCAGGCCTGGCCGGAGCCCTCTTCGCTCCCGTTTCCCCGCCCCTGGCGTCCGCGTGCGCCTGGCTCGCCTCGTGGGGGACCGCGTGGATCGCCGCACTCGCGCGCTTCTTTTCGGGGCTCGCCGCCTCGGGCATCCAGGTACCGGGCGGCCCGCCCACGCTCCTGTCCCTCTACGCGTGCGCGGGAGCCGGGTGGGGCGCGTGGGTGGCGTGGCGACGATGGGGTGCACCGGTCGTAGAGGATGCCAGGGGACGGTGATTTCCCGGCGGGGCCATAGGCCCGCGGCCCCGCATCGGTGCGGGAGTTCGGCGTAAGGCGCCTCGCGGGTCGCTTCGGTGAGACCGGCCACGGGATGTGTCCGCTCAGGGCAAAGGCGGGCGCACACGAGCGCGCTCAGTGGCAGACTTAGACAATCAGAAGCGCTGTGGAAAGGCAGGGAGACGTGGCAGCACGCGGCGGGCGAGGCGCGACGCCCACCCAGGTAGCGCTGGCTCCCATCGTCCTCATCAAAGGAAGCGAGGGGCTCCTCGTTGACCGTGCGCTTGACCAGCTGCGCTTCCTCGCCCACCAGGCCGATCCCAACCTCGAACGCACGGACATCGTCGCCGCCACCTACCAGGCCGGGCAGATCGACGTCATTGCCTCCCCCTCCCTCTTCGGGGAGTCCCGCATGGTCATCATCCGCGACCTCGAAACGATGAGTGACGCCCTCGCCGCCGACCTGATCGCCTACGCGAGTGCTCCAGCCCCCGACGTGTGGCTTTTCCTCGCCCACCCCGGCGGCAACGCGCGGGGCAAGAAGGTCATCGACGCGATCGCCAAGGCCAAGTGGCCCGTCATCCCCGCCGAACCCCTCAAGAATGACCGCGAGAAGCTCGCGCTCATCGCCTCCGACGTGCGTTCCGCACGCCGACAGATGGACAACGAGGCCATGCAGGCCCTCGTCGACGCTCTGGGCAACGATCCGCGCGCGATGGCGGGGGCGCTCGCGCAGCTCCTGTCCGACGTGAGCGGACGCATCACCCTGGAGGACGTGCGCCGTTACCAGGCCGGGCGCGTGGAAGCCACCGGCTACGACGTGGCCGATGCCGCGGTCGCCGGACACTCCGCGAAGGCACTGACCCTGACACGCCACGCCTTCGCCACCGGCATCGCCCCGCAGGTGCTCGTCGCCGCACTCGCGATGAAGTTCCGGGCGATGGCGAAGGTGTCAATTGGAGGGGGTGCCTCGTCCCTGAAGATGGCCCCCTGGCAGGTGGACCGAGCCCGGCGCGAGCTGCGTGGCTGGTCCGATAACTCCCTGGCTGCGGCCTTCGGAGCGATCGCGACCGCGGATGCAGAAACGAAGGGCGAGTCGCGCGACCCCCAGCGGGCGATCGAGAAGGCCATCATCACGATTTGCCGGCTGCGCGGACGCTGAGCGCGGGGCGGGTGCGGTGCGCGAGGCGCCCGCGATGGGACAGATGTCAGTGGAAGGACACAGATGAGAACAATTGGAATACTGCTGGGTCGGCTGCGAGAGTTTAAGTCTCCCGCGCTCCTCACCCCGCTCTTTATCGTGGGCGAGGTTGTTTTCGAGTGCCTGATCCCGCTGATCATGGTTTCCCTCGTGGACGCCCTTGACGGCACGTCCCTCGCCCCGGTCGCGCGTCTGGGAACGATCCTCATCGGCCTGGCCTTTGCCTCGCTGGCGTGCGGTGTTCTCGCCGCGCGCTTCTCGGCGACCGCGTCGGTTGGCCTGGCGAAGAACCTGCGTCAAGACCTCTTCTTCCGCGTCCAGGACTTCTCCTTTGCCGATATCGATCGGTTCTCGACCTCCTCCCTGGTCACGCGGATGACAACGGATGTCACCAACGTCCAAAATGCCTTCGGGATGCTCATTCGCATCGCCGTGCGAGTCCCGCTCATGATCGTCTTCTCCATCGTCATGGCGTGGCGCATCAACGTGTCGATGGCGCTCATTTTCCTGGCGATGGTGCCTGTTTTGGCGATCATTCTCGCGCTCATTGTTCTCGTGGCCTTCCCGATTTTCCGCCGCATCTTCAAGAAGTACGACGCGCTCAACAACTCTGTCCAGGAGAACGTTGCGGCGATCCGCGTGGTCAAGTCCTTTGTCACCGAGGAGCACGAGACCACCAAGTTCCGCGCTGCATCTCAGGACGTGCGCAAGGACTTCACCAATGCAGAGAAGCTCATCGCCCTCAACGGCCCTGTCATGATGCTGTTCATCTTTTCCGCGATCATGGCCGTCGACTACTTCGGGGCGGGGATCATCGTCAACTCAGCGGGCACGGAGCTCACCAAGGGCGGCCTGACCGCGCTCATCACCTACGGCATCCAGATTCTGTCGCACATGCTTATGCTCGCCTTCATCTTCGTCATGACGACCATGGCTGCCGAGTCCGCGCACCGCATCGCCGAGGTTCTCACCCATGAGCCCTCCCTGTCCTCGCCCCCCGGTGGGGCAACCGAGGTGGCCGACGGCACCGTCGTCTTTGAGGGAGTGTCCTTCAAGTACTCCGACAAGGCCGAGGAGAACGCCCTGTCGGACATCGACCTGCGCATTGAGTCTGGCTCCACGCTCGGTATTGTCGGCGGAACCGG
Proteins encoded:
- a CDS encoding DUF853 domain-containing protein; amino-acid sequence: MSENIEDLKARLAQAEAAAKAAEAEAARAKAEALRAQLEAERTSAAPSPEPLEAASPARATQEAAAQGDATQPGPASSPAPASGLSPFAAHIQAAYSWDVPAVTVGTLIDEGVRVPGVSAVMPLPMFNRHLLVAGATGTGKTRTLQLLAEGLSAGGSSVLLCDVKGDLTGLAEPGTSSEKLLSRTAANGQQWAASAFPVELLSLGGADAQFPGVPVRAEVSDFGPILLARALSLNTTQEQALQLIFAWADSQGLELVDLPDLRSVISFLTSEDGKDELAEIGGVSKATAGVILRALTALESQGGGQFFGAPGFDTADLIRSDSSGRGIISLLGVGDISSRPALVSAVIMFLLANLFSTLPEVGDIPRPKLVFFFDEAHLLFADATKEFERQVVQTVRLIRSKGVGVVFVTQTPKDIPSDVLAQLGSRIQHGLRASTPEDFKKLKATVQTFPKTSLELDEVLTTLGTGEAVVTVLDPKGNPTPVTPVGIWAPASVMGPASSDTVARINQSSVIMGRYRDAVNPDSAEEKLARRAEEAVAAREEAIAQEAAAKEAEKTAREAEKAAAKEQAAREKEMEKLRRQVEKQQEKEEAARQRAAERRTRQVKSVLGSMLRTAGREITRSIFGTRKR
- a CDS encoding ComEA family DNA-binding protein, coding for MNLSQLLARRRMRALTKAVYDSAVSQEDEAADKRVARLLPGGATVAALILVLVLITAVSIWKHAGNAQAPRTEQTASETGENGQSTDAQTGPTDSPPTAGGQVTVYVSGAVASPGVLTLPASSRIIDAIDAAGGALPDADLDSLNLARVLVDGEHIRLTHAGQSPDTDAANEATASCVRLDTASDKDLQTLPGIGPALASRIIQYRTTHPRITSVDALDEVPGIGPALIEKIRPGVCP
- a CDS encoding ComEC/Rec2 family competence protein, which encodes MNERQAPVMIDLRLLPAAASTWAATWWATSRPPPWPLAAALLVLCCAASASYAYSRRHTHPPRHARTPPRSARMGVALLCACLACALAVAGMARQRYDADPARGEAGPIRARVVLEDDPAPLSSGHVARRRARVRIAEVFDGIRWAPSQARALVSAPGWEGAARGDVFEVTGTLDPSFASAPPSVGAVRARRASLIERPGGVYAWMRVTHRSFVAACETLPGHARALVPGMAIGDDRLLSADLAEAMKTTSLTHLTAVSGSHIVIILAALNLVLPARKVLRLVATAVVLCGIVILVGPQPSVLRSVCVAAVACLGLVLGREGQAVAALSGVVIVSLILDPWASRSYGFALSCLAALALVGPSAVLIRRARRRLRADTRLGRAVRALVEGTCVPALAEVFTAPLIVSLSGTVPVWGIAANVLAEPAVPLVTLAGLAGALFAPVSPPLASACAWLASWGTAWIAALARFFSGLAASGIQVPGGPPTLLSLYACAGAGWGAWVAWRRWGAPVVEDARGR
- the holA gene encoding DNA polymerase III subunit delta, producing MAARGGRGATPTQVALAPIVLIKGSEGLLVDRALDQLRFLAHQADPNLERTDIVAATYQAGQIDVIASPSLFGESRMVIIRDLETMSDALAADLIAYASAPAPDVWLFLAHPGGNARGKKVIDAIAKAKWPVIPAEPLKNDREKLALIASDVRSARRQMDNEAMQALVDALGNDPRAMAGALAQLLSDVSGRITLEDVRRYQAGRVEATGYDVADAAVAGHSAKALTLTRHAFATGIAPQVLVAALAMKFRAMAKVSIGGGASSLKMAPWQVDRARRELRGWSDNSLAAAFGAIATADAETKGESRDPQRAIEKAIITICRLRGR
- a CDS encoding ABC transporter ATP-binding protein, with amino-acid sequence MRTIGILLGRLREFKSPALLTPLFIVGEVVFECLIPLIMVSLVDALDGTSLAPVARLGTILIGLAFASLACGVLAARFSATASVGLAKNLRQDLFFRVQDFSFADIDRFSTSSLVTRMTTDVTNVQNAFGMLIRIAVRVPLMIVFSIVMAWRINVSMALIFLAMVPVLAIILALIVLVAFPIFRRIFKKYDALNNSVQENVAAIRVVKSFVTEEHETTKFRAASQDVRKDFTNAEKLIALNGPVMMLFIFSAIMAVDYFGAGIIVNSAGTELTKGGLTALITYGIQILSHMLMLAFIFVMTTMAAESAHRIAEVLTHEPSLSSPPGGATEVADGTVVFEGVSFKYSDKAEENALSDIDLRIESGSTLGIVGGTGSAKTSLIQLICRLYDVSEGVVTVGGRDVRDYDLQSLRDAVSVVLQKNVLFSGTIKDNMRWGNPEATDEQIVRACELAQADEFIQQLPGGYDYVIARGGTNVSGGQKQRLCIARALLKNPKVLILDDSTSAVDTRTDVLIRNAFETEIPGTTTIIIAQRLTSVEHADQIIVLDDGRIKERGTHAELMAAGGEYREIYDSQNAAKESEVA